One Castanea sativa cultivar Marrone di Chiusa Pesio chromosome 4, ASM4071231v1 DNA window includes the following coding sequences:
- the LOC142632812 gene encoding uncharacterized protein LOC142632812, translating into MVEDVIQSMVSLKLTSKEEEDIHVSDEGRMDEIEGCALSLIGKFLTCKPFNRKAAKNTLWRAWGLDKGLQISEVGINLFQFKFQAEYDLEQILRGGPWTFDNQLLMLTRWRSGISANNVVLEHASLWVQIWGVSFDMMSPNVVTKVGNKMGVVEDVERRRRTDE; encoded by the coding sequence ATGGTCGAGGATGTGATTCAAAGCATGGTCAGTCTAAAGTTAACGTCAAAAGAGGAGGAGGACATACATGTCTCGGATGAGGGAAGGATGGACGAGATTGAGGGTTGCGCACTGAGTTTGATAGGGAAGTTCTTAACGTGCAAACCTTTTAATAGGAAGGCTGCAAAAAATACATTGTGGCGGGCGTGGGGTCTTGATAAAGGATTACAGATTTCTGAGGTGGGTATTAACCTTTTCCAATTCAAGTTCCAGGCAGAGTATGATCTAGAACAGATCTTGCGGGGTGGCCCGTGGACATTCGATAATCAATTGTTAATGCTCACTCGGTGGAGGTCGGGCATAAGTGCAAATAATGTAGTTTTAGAGCACGCTTCTCTATGGGTCCAAATATGGGGAGTGTCTTTTGATATGATGTCCCCAAATGTGGTGACGAAGGTGGGGAATAAGATGGGGGTGGTCGAGGATGTGGAGCGCAGACGGCGTACTGAtgaatag